The Salinirubellus salinus genome segment ACCCTGGCCACTCGGGGGTCGTAGACGTCCTCGGGCCGTCGGGCCGGTGGCGACGGCCCGCCCGAACAGTTTTACTCGCCCCACCCCCTCGACGACCAGATGCATCCCGTCGTTCGACCGACACCGTGGCCGACGTCCAGGCCGGCCAGCGGACGAAACTCGTCGGGACCGTCGCGGCGGCCGAGGCAGGCACCCCCTTCGACGCCGGGTTCGCGGGCGTTCCGACGCTCGCGGCCCAGTACGTCGTCGTCGAGGTCCGGCCGGACGGCGACGGCGGCACCGAGGAACGCCAGGTTTACGACGGCACCCGCGCGGTCCCGTGTGAACTCACGGACGGTACCGGGAGCGTCCTCGTCGACCCGGACCCGGAGACGGTGGACGCGAGCGGCGATCACCACGACTCCATCCGGGTGGAGAAGGGCGAGGAACCGCCCGAACGGGTGAAGCAGTTCCTCCGGACGACGGCGGACGTCGACGGCGTGTTCGAGGGGGTCGACGTCGGTCCGTTCAACGTCGGCGGCCGGACCCGGTACTACCGTGAGTGGCGGGTCGAACCGGGCGACGAGGTGCTGGTCTACGGCACCGGTGACCGCGACCCGGACGCCGACTGGGGCGAGAGCCTCGTCGTCCGCACGGACGAGGCGGACGACGGCCTGTTCACCAACTACTCGCCCGCCGAGTACGCGAACAAGAGCCTGCTCTCCACCGCGGGGTACCTCGGGGTGGGGTCGCTGTTGCTGGTGTGGCCGTTCGCGGTGCTCGCGTACATGTTGCTGGAGATGGGCGTGTTCTGAGGGGTGAAGGAGAGAACGCTGTCGCGGTTCGGTGGCGGTGCAGTAGCGGCTAGCTCACCCACCCGCGCCGAGCGCAGCGAGGCGCGCCTTTTTGACCCATATTTCTGGAGGAGCGGTGCGCGAGTGAAGCGAGCGCACCCGACGAGAAAAATATGGTTGCTAGTAGTTCTTCGCGAAGTACGCCGTCTCCGTCGCCTCCTCCCCGCACACTCCGCACGTCTCGTGGACCGGCTCCTCGTCCTCGTCGAGCGGGAGCATCACGATCTCGGCGGCGATCTGGTCCTTGATCTCGGTCTCACACGCCTCGTCGCCACACCAGCCGGTCTTGACGTAGCCGCCGTGTCGGCCGAGCGTCCCGAGGATCTCGTTGCGGCCGTGGGCCTCGTGGATCCGTTCCTCGACGGTCTCCTCGGCCGCGGCGTACAGTTTGGCGTAGACGTCGTCGAGCGCGTCCTGCACGGCCTCGCCGATGGCGTCGCGGTCCGCGACCGTGCGCTCGCCGTCCGGGCGCTGGACGAGCGTGGCCTCGCCGTCCTCGACCTCGTTCGGGCCGATCTCGATGCGGAGCGGGACGCCCTTCAGCTCCCACTCGTTGTACTTGAAGCCGGGGTTGCGCTCGTCCCGGTCGTCGAGGTGGACGCGGAACTCGGCGTCGAGCTCCGCGGCGAGCTCGGCCGCGTAGTCGAGTACCTCGTCCTTGGTCTCGGACTGCCAGATGGGGACGACGACGACCTGTTCGGGCGCGAGCGTGGGCGGCAGCACCAGCCCCTGGTCGTCCGAGTGGGTCATGATGAGCGCGCCGAGCGCGCGCCACGAGAGCCCCCACGAGGTGGTGTGTGCGACCTGCTCGTCCTCGTCCTCGTCGGTGTAGTAGAGGTCGTAGGCCTCCGCGAACCGGGTCCCGAGGTAGTGAGAGGTGCCGGCCTGCACGGACTTGCCGTCGGGCATCAGCGCCTCGATGGTCGTCGTCACCTCGGCGCCAGGGAACTTGTCGTGGTCCGGCTTGCGGCCCGTCATCCCCGGGATCGCCAGCACCTCCTCGTAGAGCTTCTCGTACTGGCCCAGCCGGGTGGTCGTCTCCTCCCACGCGCCCGCCTCGTCGCGGTGGGCGGTGTGCCCCTCCTGCCAGAGGAACTCCTTCGTGCGGAAGAACGGCTTGGTGTCCGTGGCCTCCCACCGGATGACCGAGCACCACTGGTTCACGCGCATCGGGAGGTCCCGGTGGCTCCGGACCCACTGGCTGATGTACGGCGTGATGATGGACTCGCTCGTCGGGCGGAAGGCGAGTCGCTCCTCG includes the following:
- a CDS encoding E3 ubiquitin ligase family protein, translating into MADVQAGQRTKLVGTVAAAEAGTPFDAGFAGVPTLAAQYVVVEVRPDGDGGTEERQVYDGTRAVPCELTDGTGSVLVDPDPETVDASGDHHDSIRVEKGEEPPERVKQFLRTTADVDGVFEGVDVGPFNVGGRTRYYREWRVEPGDEVLVYGTGDRDPDADWGESLVVRTDEADDGLFTNYSPAEYANKSLLSTAGYLGVGSLLLVWPFAVLAYMLLEMGVF
- the proS gene encoding proline--tRNA ligase, whose product is MSDTDDDQELGITESKAGQTGKWYAEVVQKAGLADYAPMGGFIVTRPRGYAIWERLQENLDQMFKDDGVQNAYFPALIPESYLEQEAEIVEGFDPEVAWVTHAGTEELEERLAFRPTSESIITPYISQWVRSHRDLPMRVNQWCSVIRWEATDTKPFFRTKEFLWQEGHTAHRDEAGAWEETTTRLGQYEKLYEEVLAIPGMTGRKPDHDKFPGAEVTTTIEALMPDGKSVQAGTSHYLGTRFAEAYDLYYTDEDEDEQVAHTTSWGLSWRALGALIMTHSDDQGLVLPPTLAPEQVVVVPIWQSETKDEVLDYAAELAAELDAEFRVHLDDRDERNPGFKYNEWELKGVPLRIEIGPNEVEDGEATLVQRPDGERTVADRDAIGEAVQDALDDVYAKLYAAAEETVEERIHEAHGRNEILGTLGRHGGYVKTGWCGDEACETEIKDQIAAEIVMLPLDEDEEPVHETCGVCGEEATETAYFAKNY